A stretch of Flavobacterium sp. N2270 DNA encodes these proteins:
- a CDS encoding amidohydrolase, translating into MEELIQLRQELHKHPEVSGNEFKTAQRILDFLAKYKPNQVTTNLGGNGILAIYKGKKDGKTILFRCELDALPIQEINEFDYKSIYEGISHKCGHDGHMAILCGMAKTLHENPLEKGTVMLLFQPAEEDGNGAKRVLNDSNFDAIKPDFAFALHNLPGFKKHQIIVKENTFTCAVNSMIIHLNGKTSHAGEPENGINPSLAIAEIIQVFNSKINTDVSSKKYCLITPIHINMGEKAYGVSAGYGEVHFTVRSNSNAQMRIIESNLEENVNKIATKFNLRTKINWTESFQANENNSEAVNFIRKSASNLNLNILEKELPFTFGEDFGLFTQNFKGAMLGLGSGENTPSLHNPDYDFPDEIIKTGSTLFYQITKEILHA; encoded by the coding sequence TTGGAAGAACTTATTCAATTAAGACAAGAATTACATAAACATCCTGAAGTTTCGGGAAATGAATTTAAAACTGCTCAAAGAATTTTAGATTTTCTTGCGAAATACAAACCCAATCAAGTGACTACTAATCTTGGCGGAAATGGTATTTTGGCTATTTACAAAGGAAAAAAAGACGGAAAAACAATCTTATTTCGATGTGAATTAGATGCTTTACCTATTCAAGAAATCAATGAGTTTGATTATAAGTCAATTTACGAAGGAATTTCTCATAAATGTGGTCATGATGGTCATATGGCTATTTTGTGTGGAATGGCAAAAACATTGCATGAAAATCCTTTAGAAAAAGGAACAGTAATGCTTTTGTTTCAACCTGCAGAAGAAGACGGAAATGGTGCCAAAAGAGTTTTAAATGACTCCAATTTTGATGCTATAAAACCTGATTTTGCGTTTGCTTTACACAATCTCCCTGGATTTAAGAAACATCAAATAATTGTAAAAGAAAACACGTTTACTTGTGCTGTTAACAGTATGATTATTCATTTAAACGGAAAAACTTCTCACGCAGGTGAACCTGAAAACGGAATTAATCCTTCATTGGCTATAGCCGAAATTATTCAGGTTTTTAATTCCAAAATCAATACTGACGTTTCTTCTAAAAAGTATTGTCTCATCACTCCTATTCATATTAATATGGGCGAAAAAGCTTATGGTGTTTCTGCTGGTTATGGTGAAGTTCATTTTACAGTTAGAAGCAATAGTAATGCTCAAATGAGAATTATAGAATCAAATTTGGAAGAAAATGTAAACAAAATTGCCACTAAATTTAATTTGAGAACAAAAATCAATTGGACAGAAAGCTTTCAAGCGAATGAAAATAATAGTGAAGCTGTAAATTTCATTAGAAAATCGGCTTCAAATCTTAATTTGAATATTCTAGAAAAAGAGCTTCCTTTTACTTTTGGTGAAGATTTTGGGTTATTTACTCAAAATTTTAAAGGAGCTATGTTAGGATTAGGTTCTGGAGAAAACACACCTTCATTACACAATCCTGATTATGATTTTCCAGATGAAATTATTAAAACAGGTTCTACTCTATTTTATCAAATTACAAAAGAAATTTTACATGCATAA
- a CDS encoding alanine/ornithine racemase family PLP-dependent enzyme: MAFLKLYRQKLKENYTFLDTLFKERNIEWGVVTKLLCGNTIYLKEIIELGVTEMHDSRISNLKKIKKLNPNIKTVYIKPPSKRNISKIVQYADVSFNTEIYTIQMLSEEAKLQNKTHGIIIMIEMGDLREGVLGEELLNFYEQVFSLPNIEIRGIGTNLNCLSGVMPTQDKLIQLSLYKQLIEAKFNVKIPWVSGGTSVAIPLMLKNARPLAVNHFRIGEALFFAKDLFTGETIEGMHNDVFKLYAEIIEITEKPNNPTGELGENVAGHTYEIDKNTDLSETSLRAILDFGLLDMQPQYLTPTDNSITIIDSSSDMTVIDISNSEKKYQVGDLVSFDLQYMGALYLLNSDYIEKRVE, encoded by the coding sequence ATGGCATTTTTAAAATTATACCGACAAAAATTAAAAGAGAACTACACTTTTCTTGATACGCTCTTTAAAGAACGAAATATTGAATGGGGAGTTGTTACAAAATTATTGTGTGGGAATACGATTTACCTAAAAGAAATCATAGAATTAGGAGTAACTGAAATGCACGATTCGAGAATTAGTAATCTGAAAAAGATAAAAAAACTAAATCCGAATATTAAAACAGTATATATAAAACCACCTTCTAAAAGAAATATTTCAAAAATTGTACAATATGCCGATGTAAGTTTTAATACAGAAATTTATACGATTCAAATGCTTTCAGAAGAAGCAAAACTTCAAAATAAAACTCACGGAATCATTATTATGATAGAAATGGGCGATTTACGTGAAGGTGTTTTAGGTGAAGAATTACTTAATTTTTATGAACAAGTTTTTAGTTTACCAAATATTGAAATAAGAGGAATTGGAACCAACTTAAACTGTTTAAGCGGTGTAATGCCAACTCAAGATAAACTAATTCAATTAAGTTTATACAAACAATTAATTGAAGCAAAATTCAATGTAAAAATACCATGGGTTTCAGGAGGAACTTCAGTTGCCATTCCTTTAATGTTAAAAAATGCTCGCCCATTAGCAGTAAATCATTTTAGAATAGGTGAAGCTTTATTTTTTGCCAAAGATTTATTTACAGGTGAAACGATTGAAGGAATGCATAATGATGTGTTTAAATTATATGCTGAAATTATAGAAATAACTGAAAAACCAAACAATCCTACAGGTGAATTAGGTGAAAATGTAGCGGGTCATACTTATGAAATTGATAAAAATACCGATTTAAGTGAAACATCATTAAGGGCCATTTTAGATTTTGGTTTATTAGATATGCAACCTCAATATTTAACACCAACGGATAATTCAATTACAATTATTGATTCTAGTTCAGACATGACCGTAATTGATATTAGTAATTCTGAAAAGAAATATCAAGTGGGTGATTTAGTTTCGTTCGACCTTCAGTATATGGGAGCTTTGTATCTATTAAATTCAGATTATATTGAAAAAAGAGTGGAATAA
- a CDS encoding GNAT family N-acetyltransferase: protein MEFKIINPATGEDKTYSHQTIANFLFTHLEEYGDKVEDILKCIDYAMNPAKGGNIIVGLDNEKIVGVVILNNTGMKDFIPENILVYIAVDNSQRGKGFGKKLMQKAIDTAKGNIALHVEPNNPAKGLYESLGFTNKYLEMRLTK from the coding sequence ATGGAATTCAAAATCATTAATCCAGCTACTGGAGAAGACAAAACATATTCACATCAAACTATTGCAAATTTTCTATTCACACACTTGGAAGAATATGGAGATAAAGTAGAAGATATTTTAAAATGCATTGATTATGCTATGAATCCTGCTAAAGGAGGAAATATAATCGTTGGTTTAGATAATGAAAAAATTGTGGGTGTAGTAATTTTAAACAACACTGGAATGAAAGACTTTATTCCAGAAAATATTTTAGTTTACATTGCAGTAGATAATAGTCAACGTGGAAAAGGTTTTGGTAAAAAATTAATGCAAAAAGCAATTGATACTGCCAAAGGAAATATTGCTTTACACGTAGAGCCAAATAATCCTGCTAAAGGTTTGTATGAAAGTTTAGGTTTTACCAATAAATATTTGGAAATGCGTTTAACGAAATAA
- a CDS encoding helix-turn-helix transcriptional regulator has translation MTNNLKVLRAIKNISQEELAKQIEVSRQTINAMEKGKYVPSTLLALKLARYFEKPVEEIFSLEETD, from the coding sequence ATGACGAATAATTTAAAAGTATTACGAGCCATCAAAAATATTTCACAAGAAGAATTGGCTAAACAAATAGAAGTCAGCAGACAAACCATAAACGCTATGGAAAAAGGAAAATATGTTCCTTCTACTCTATTAGCTTTAAAATTAGCACGATATTTTGAAAAACCAGTTGAAGAAATATTTTCTTTAGAAGAAACAGATTAA
- the alr gene encoding alanine racemase: protein MHKNSVIEINPSAHKENIDFLRKTFGKKVILSSVVKGNAYGHGLKEFAEMAYSNGITHFSVFDVEEAKIIFDTLEKKVTILIMGFVADDDLDWVIENQIEFFVFERYRLAKATKIAKKLKKKAIIHIEVETGMNRTGFDLKNISKVAQYLIKEKEYLHFKGLCTHYAGAESIANYYRVTKQIEIFNKAEEIFKSLGIKPEIKHSACSAASMMFPETRMDLVRIGIIQYGFWPSTEVLVSYLNSKKKKIDPLQRVISWKSEIMSVKRVKSGEFIGYGTSYMAKDNMKIATIPLGYSHGYSRSLSNQGRVLINGKRCGVIGTINMNMLTIDVTEIDNVKKGDEVVLIGNQESLSLSVASFSDLSNMLNYELLTRISKTIPRKIIK from the coding sequence ATGCATAAAAATTCGGTTATAGAAATTAATCCGTCAGCTCACAAAGAAAACATTGACTTCCTAAGAAAGACTTTTGGCAAAAAAGTCATTTTATCTTCTGTTGTAAAAGGAAATGCATACGGCCATGGATTAAAAGAATTTGCCGAAATGGCTTATTCTAATGGAATTACGCATTTTTCTGTTTTTGATGTGGAAGAAGCTAAAATTATATTTGATACTTTAGAAAAAAAAGTTACCATTTTAATTATGGGTTTTGTTGCCGATGATGATTTAGATTGGGTAATAGAAAACCAAATTGAGTTTTTTGTTTTTGAACGTTATCGATTAGCAAAAGCTACAAAAATTGCTAAAAAATTAAAGAAAAAAGCAATTATTCATATTGAGGTTGAAACTGGTATGAATAGAACTGGATTTGATTTAAAAAACATTTCAAAAGTGGCTCAATATTTAATTAAAGAAAAAGAATATTTACATTTTAAGGGGCTTTGCACGCATTATGCTGGAGCAGAAAGTATTGCCAATTATTATAGAGTTACCAAACAAATAGAAATATTTAACAAAGCAGAAGAAATATTTAAATCTTTAGGAATTAAGCCCGAAATTAAGCATTCTGCGTGTTCTGCGGCTTCGATGATGTTTCCAGAAACTAGAATGGATTTAGTTAGAATCGGAATCATTCAATATGGTTTTTGGCCAAGTACAGAAGTCTTAGTCAGCTATTTAAATTCTAAAAAAAAGAAAATAGATCCTCTACAGCGCGTTATCAGTTGGAAAAGTGAAATAATGAGTGTTAAGCGAGTAAAATCTGGGGAATTTATTGGTTACGGAACCAGTTATATGGCTAAAGATAATATGAAAATTGCTACGATTCCTCTTGGATATTCACACGGATATAGTCGTTCTTTAAGCAACCAAGGAAGAGTTTTAATCAACGGAAAACGTTGTGGAGTTATTGGAACTATTAATATGAATATGCTAACAATTGATGTTACAGAAATTGATAATGTAAAAAAAGGAGATGAAGTTGTGTTAATAGGAAACCAAGAAAGCTTATCTTTATCAGTAGCATCGTTTAGTGATTTAAGTAATATGCTCAACTATGAATTATTAACTCGAATTTCGAAAACTATTCCACGAAAAATTATAAAATAA